A stretch of Motacilla alba alba isolate MOTALB_02 chromosome 18, Motacilla_alba_V1.0_pri, whole genome shotgun sequence DNA encodes these proteins:
- the ADAP2 gene encoding arf-GAP with dual PH domain-containing protein 2 isoform X1 has protein sequence MDYDHNKALLLELKRAAGTGNDRCADCGDPDPEWASYKLGIFICLNCSGIHRNLPEISRVKSLRLDFWESNLIQFMRNHGNLWAKAKYEAKVPPYYYIPKSHDCMVLRQQWIRAKYERGEFLDTGVCHDPCSAGSREGCLWKLGKGRRQFQKRQFVLSAKEGVMKYYSKESKVPKAIISVETLNAMFQVEKIGHSHGLQITYITDGQTRNLFVYHESGKEIVDWFNAIRAARYHYLRTTFPNVPEPELIPRITRSFVKEGYMEKTGPKQKEAFKVRWFCLDSQERNLLYFKNPLDAFAQGQVFIGRRDEGYEVRDDLPQKVWVKKKKPVITLVTPVREFVFICENDRKQREWMDALNGVITQL, from the exons ATGGACTACGACCACAACAAGgcgctgctgctggagctgaagcGGGCGGCCGGGACCGGTAACGATCGCTGCGCCGACTGCGGGGACCCAG ATCCAGAGTGGGCTTCTTACAAACTTGGAATATTCATTTGTTTGAATTGCTCTGGAATTCATCGCAATCTTCCTGAAATCAGCAGAGTCAAATCCCTTCGGCTTGACTTCTGGGAGAGCAATTTAATACAG tttatGAGGAATCATGGGAATCTCTGGGCCAAAGCTAAATATGAGGCAAAGGTCCCTCCATACTATTACATCCCCAAGTCCCATGACTGCAT gGTTTTAAGACAGCAGTGGATTAGAGCTAAATATGAGCGTGGGGAATTTCTTGACACTGGAGTCTGCCACGATCCCTGTTCTGCAG GCAGCCGTGAAGGATGCCTCTGGAAGCTTGGGAAGGGACGCAGACAATTCCAGAAGAGGCAGTTTGtcctgtcagcaaaggaaggggtGATGAAGTACTACAGCAAAGAA TCCAAAGTTCCAAAAGCCATTATCAGCGTTGAGACTCTGAATGCAATGTTCCAGGTGGAGAAAATAGGACACAGTCATGGGCTGCAGATCACATACATCACAGATGGTCAAACAAGGAACCTTTTTGTCTATCACGAAAGTGGAAAG GAGATTGTTGACTGGTTCAATGCCATTCGGGCAGCACGTTACCATTATCTCAGAACAACCTTCCCAAATGTCCCTGAGCCTGAG CTCATACCCAGGATCACAAGAAGTTTTGTCAAAGAAGGATATATGGAGAAAACAGGACCAAAA CAGAAGGAGGCCTTTAAGGTACGCTGGTTCTGCTTGGATTCTCAGGAAAGGAACCTGCTATACTTTAAAAATCCACTG GATGCATTTGCACAGGGTCAGGTTTTCATTGGAAGGAGGGATGAGGGATATGAAGTACGAGATGATTTGCCCCAGAAAGTCTgggtgaagaagaaaaagccagtGATCACTCTGGTGACGCCAGTGAGAGAGTTTGTGTTTATCTGTGAGAATGACAGGAAGCAGAGGGAGTGGATGGATGCCTTGAACGGAGTCATCACCCAACTCTGA
- the LOC119709605 gene encoding collagen alpha-1(XVII) chain-like, translated as MNSRAIQTNEYSKFPHALSTNNPGKRLVLRSFPAPCCGSLAPRGSPRAVSRSGQRRGTGPQQPCGTRSEGRGRFPARTERTQLRTGTASAHTGAAGPSSRPLSARKRVRGLRGAARRSRLTWVPAVGAAIVTGPGRPLQLQQQRLVVVVVHRPRCPAWSLREARPSRQMRNRSGPGARDAPSPPVSPGASSCRRPGARGPPGPARPGPRAPVRRSCPGPVPGSFPATSRKFCADSSLLRGLYPGGLVRAPPGLPQPQLSLKVSLQSLLGNRTAVVPQIPTEKAPGPPGQHSPSRNCCILECKCGFNFPQEKHRLLIQKNQAMKILTATTAFFDNSGQWKE; from the exons ATGAATTCCAGAGCAATTCAAACAAATGAATATTCCAAGTTT cctcatgCCCTGTCCACAAATAACCCGGGGAAACGCCTGGTGCTGAGGTCGTTTCCTGCCCCTTGCTGCGGTTCCCTGGCCCCGCGGGGCTCCCCGAGAGCCGTGTCCCGGagcgggcagcgccgcgggaCCGGCCCGCAGCAGCCCTGCGGCACACGGAGCGAGGGGCGCGGCCGGTTCCCCGCACGGACCGAGCGGACACAGCTGCGGACCGGGACGGCCAGCGCCCACACGGGGGCGGCCGGTCCCTCGTCACGGCCGCTGTCCGCTCGGAAGCGGGTCCGGGGGCTCAGGGGCGCTGCCCGGCGGAGCCGCCTCACCTGGGTCCCCGCAGTCGGCGCAGCGATCGTTACCGGTCCCGGCCGCCCgcttcagctccagcagcagcgcCTTGTTGTGGTCGTAGTCCATCGCCCCCGGTGCCCGGCGTGGAGTCTGCGGGAAGCTCGGCCCAGCCGGCAAATGAGGAACAggagcggccccggcgcccGGGACGCCCCGTCCCCTCCCGTGTCCCCAGGCGCTTCCTCCTGCCGGCGGCCCGGGGCGCGCGGcccccccggcccggctcggcccggcccgcgggCACCCGTCCGGCGTTCCTGTCCTGGCCCGGTCCCCGGCAGCTTTCCTGCAACGAGTCGGAAGTTCTGCGCTGACAGTTCATTACTAAGGGGCCTCTATCCAGGGGGGCTCGTCCGCGCACCTCCAGGTctgcctcagccccagctctctctgaAAGTAAGTTTACAAAGCTTGCTGGGGAACAGAACGGCAGTGGTGCCCCAGATACCGACCGAAAAAGCACCGGGACCGCCGGGGCAG CATTCCCCTTCTAGGAACTGTTGCATACTGGAATGTAAATGTGGATTTAATTTTCCCCAG GAGAAGCATAGACTGTTGatacaaaaaaatcaagccaTGAAGATTTTAACAGCCACCACTGCTTTTTTTGATAATTCTGGACAATGGAAAGAATAA
- the ADAP2 gene encoding arf-GAP with dual PH domain-containing protein 2 isoform X2, whose amino-acid sequence MRNHGNLWAKAKYEAKVPPYYYIPKSHDCMVLRQQWIRAKYERGEFLDTGVCHDPCSAGSREGCLWKLGKGRRQFQKRQFVLSAKEGVMKYYSKESKVPKAIISVETLNAMFQVEKIGHSHGLQITYITDGQTRNLFVYHESGKEIVDWFNAIRAARYHYLRTTFPNVPEPELIPRITRSFVKEGYMEKTGPKQKEAFKVRWFCLDSQERNLLYFKNPLDAFAQGQVFIGRRDEGYEVRDDLPQKVWVKKKKPVITLVTPVREFVFICENDRKQREWMDALNGVITQL is encoded by the exons atGAGGAATCATGGGAATCTCTGGGCCAAAGCTAAATATGAGGCAAAGGTCCCTCCATACTATTACATCCCCAAGTCCCATGACTGCAT gGTTTTAAGACAGCAGTGGATTAGAGCTAAATATGAGCGTGGGGAATTTCTTGACACTGGAGTCTGCCACGATCCCTGTTCTGCAG GCAGCCGTGAAGGATGCCTCTGGAAGCTTGGGAAGGGACGCAGACAATTCCAGAAGAGGCAGTTTGtcctgtcagcaaaggaaggggtGATGAAGTACTACAGCAAAGAA TCCAAAGTTCCAAAAGCCATTATCAGCGTTGAGACTCTGAATGCAATGTTCCAGGTGGAGAAAATAGGACACAGTCATGGGCTGCAGATCACATACATCACAGATGGTCAAACAAGGAACCTTTTTGTCTATCACGAAAGTGGAAAG GAGATTGTTGACTGGTTCAATGCCATTCGGGCAGCACGTTACCATTATCTCAGAACAACCTTCCCAAATGTCCCTGAGCCTGAG CTCATACCCAGGATCACAAGAAGTTTTGTCAAAGAAGGATATATGGAGAAAACAGGACCAAAA CAGAAGGAGGCCTTTAAGGTACGCTGGTTCTGCTTGGATTCTCAGGAAAGGAACCTGCTATACTTTAAAAATCCACTG GATGCATTTGCACAGGGTCAGGTTTTCATTGGAAGGAGGGATGAGGGATATGAAGTACGAGATGATTTGCCCCAGAAAGTCTgggtgaagaagaaaaagccagtGATCACTCTGGTGACGCCAGTGAGAGAGTTTGTGTTTATCTGTGAGAATGACAGGAAGCAGAGGGAGTGGATGGATGCCTTGAACGGAGTCATCACCCAACTCTGA
- the ATAD5 gene encoding ATPase family AAA domain-containing protein 5, translating to MVGRVAVAAAAASPVLLGNDGDVQPCKKRREEDASAKTITRYFSPLAKPVEKALSSPKSNNILDYFKKTSATENAAFPLGAGESKTLLDADEKECKSSFKASLKRRRKGKKVNLSNMPKEMKKSENDLEVQISSDDSGVTTGLQQDSNDFIASRTLVDKKCAGELAEDNDQRENFPNIIPSRKNAKNFGCETNESKNRIKKSRKRKHKVNTDLSESSSSENQMNETYKKETEEKTNTVAECDAATGDSSFEVHMDDGTSQVNDCIITVSFEDFLRSQGENNVEEDTKPAMDTSGTANEMDKSDSVSDPEKCEESQQLPLRTVTVLAQVHSIPPKLPPSNNGQKGSRKIASIFLKQKGRVGERESSPALLDSEHTEQVTQKRKSNVVIEEEELELAVLETGGADSLRPKCTLEEKHQFMKAFRQPTADVTKSGVKKAPGKQKQAAAKSSKEKEGSENVVPSNKGLESGIPEDYVDKCTHSKPKSNRAKPRKSSKVQKEGNRRKKASETKETDVSNTSNCTGEEESGANVATVENTLDVIILSSPEVNELRRSLRQQKTKTSTNVTPKKPRARSACSADEVSACPLETSTPKAHRQSCKKSSMYRAEVITVPFDGNSPIRMRFTRIKAATKSNKAEAMKNEESHSKSTKINSTSKNRSKAKQLIEKAKAIQQNRSKVSEDSAAPVRRSSRQRALAEKKKLEESDESVIILGSEVDSGTTTEQSVKEKKLRSLNDVLGKKSKNLKVAKNSNGKLGCPPSCLGKNAPNSAGEPIVIFDESSQDASENSQDGDPFRAKREFLMSGLPESLKRQIAKKAAAMEAYSLASSCFKTVIHVQQKDDCSPMWKLQSPSCPLLTKLRELSTEVTNITKITLSLGEFSTVNSKQTGNCSAPVLSGHRPPFPDAFKKDLLDEIVASNSQFPVRKYYSRFLKKQTERLALENSTQESRDGTANLDVMEKHPDNWKETKRKRKETEDRKSKRRKQLEGTETEMKSRVSRNLIPPISGEKQAETGQATHLGKNKTQKPDSVSEDSGCLSDPSALSGVEKEDMLWTEKYQPQDSSELVGNRKEIERLHSWLKEWKKRADLEEKRNQKREKEDKEQEDSFSSLDFKDSKSDIEEETTLCNTVLITGPPGVGKTAAVYACAQELGFKIFEVNASCQRSGRQILSQLKEATQSHQVDKKGVNAHKPCFFNSCSTTKSPKKMYSPKKVISPRKPPLSPKGAGLKRSLPSKTLANYFKISAKRKGVDGEASYEEKNGGNTQNSLEVKKDTQIKSINKEEGGEHNRKSATSLILFEEVDIIFDEDAGFLSAIKTFMATAKRPVILTTNDPTFSLMFDGCFEEINFKTPSLINSVSYLQALCLAENLRTDVKDLAALLTTNNCDIRQSVLYLQFWVRSGGGYLKEKHLAPHGGEETKKADNVIHPAKCKDSKEDFSQADDSHLQEFPKCDTGCVETLLGLKNILLPSEDLFTFLKHQITTVEEWNKLMQLLTEFQMKHVDFVYSNLELILPLPVQVLSNQSEASKSILERTTVVSSKDRSTKSSCSRKSSPGKRSKKTKAQKRLEILDDSDLFDSELNYSAEFITLPSESPKSCVEMNKKESKLLVHKEQKEVKTKTSVNERRSAVVFQCLNSLTEFVENMSFLDCCVNTNTREPLEFSKSEEFHWTNAKIRNGLCDEFSIENTDWWSSQSCSEIKAAIEALSFTKSFVNISQNLESFSTTSKTPESDQLKGLTLPVSNTKNCISFSQAADSSTHKKAQKRLAVIKTVFSRSPLNLGNKQASTLEYLPTLRSICRSEKLKEQGKTKRRFLHYLEGIHLEIPRQTINGLSLDFP from the exons ATGGTGGGCAGGGTCGCCGTGGCCGCGGCGGCCGCCTCCCCCGTCCTCCTCGGGAACGACGGCGACGTTCAG CCATGCAAGAAGCGGCGAGAGGAAGATGCTTCTGCAAAAACAATCACAAGGTATTTTTCACCATTAGCAAAACCAGTGGAAAAAGCATTATCATCACCCAAATCCAACAATATcttggattattttaaaaagacatctgCAACTGAGAATGCTGCATTCCCACTAGGAGCTGGAGAAAGTAAAACACTGTTGGACGCTGATGAAAAAGAGTGTAAATCATCTTTCAAGGCATCTTTAAAGcggaggagaaaagggaagaaagttAATTTAAGTAATATgccaaaagaaatgaaaaaatctgAGAATGACCTTGAAGTACAAATTAGTAGTGATGACAGCGGAGTAACTACAGGACTGCAACAAGACAGTAATGACTTTATTGCTTCTCGTACTCTAGTAGACAAAAAGTGTGCAGGAGAATTAGCAGAAGATAATGATCAAAGAGAGAACTTCCCAAACATTATCCCCtccagaaaaaatgcaaaaaacttTGGTTGTGAAACAAATGAATCaaaaaataggataaaaaaatcaaggaaaaggaagcacaaAGTAAATACTGATTTGTCTGAAAGCTCGTCATCGGAAAACCAGATGAATGAAACATATAAAAAGGAAACTGAGGAGAAGACAAATACAGTAGCAGAGTGTGATGCTGCTACTGGTGATTCCAGTTTTGAGGTTCATATGGATGATGGAACATCCCAGGTAAATGATTGTATAATAACAGTGTCATTTGAGGACTTCTtgagaagtcagggagaaaaTAATGTTGAAGAAGACACAAAGCCAGCAATGGACACTTCTGGTACAGCAAATGAAATGGACAAAAGTGATAGTGTGAGTGACCCAGAAAAGTGTGAGgaatcccagcagctgccactcaGAACAGTGACTGTCCTCGCACAAGTTCATTCCATTCCCCCCAAACTACCTCCCTCTAATAATGGGCAGAAAGGCTCTAGGAAAATAGCTTCCATTTTTTTGAAGCAGAAAGGACGTGTaggggaaagagaaagcagCCCAGCCCTCTTGGACAGTGAGCACACCGAACAGGtgactcagaaaagaaaatccaacgTCGTTATTGAGGAAGAAGAATTGGAGCTGGCTGTACTGGAGACTGGAGGGGCGGATTCTCTGAGGCCAAAATGTACTCTGGAAGAAAAGCATCAGTTTATGAAAGCTTTTAGACAACCGACAGCAGATGTAACAAAAAGTGGTGTTAAAAAGgcacctggaaaacaaaagcaagctgCTGCAAAGtcctcaaaagaaaaagagggttCTGAAAATGTCGTTCCTTCAAATAAAGGATTAGAAAGCGGGATACCAGAAGATTATGTGGACAAATGTACACATTCTAAACCTAAAAGCAATAGAGCTAAACCCAGAAAATCTAGCAAGGttcagaaagaaggaaacagaagaaagaaggcTTCAGAAACTAAGGAAACTGATGTCTCAAACACCAGCAATTGTACTGGAGAAGAGGAATCAGGTGCTAACGTTGCTACCGTGGAAAACACCTTAGATGTAATAATTTTATCAAGTCCAGAAGTGAATGAGTTAAGGAGGAGTTTAAGGcagcagaaaaccaaaacatcaaCAAATGTTACACCTAAAAAGCCCAGGGCTAGAAGTGCCTGTTCTGCAGATGAAGTAAGTGCCTGCCCATTAGAGACTTCCACCCCAAAAGCACACAGACAATCctgcaagaaaagcagcatgtACAGAGCTGAGGTGATTACTGTGCCCTTTGATGGAAACAGCCCAATAAG AATGAGGTTTACACGTATCAAAGCAGCTACAAAATCAAATAAAGCTGaagcaatgaaaaatgaagagtcTCACTCCAAAAGCACAAAG ATAAACTCCACTTCTAAAAACAGATctaaagcaaagcagctgatTGAAAAAGCAAAGGCTATACAGCAGAACAGATCAAAAGTGAGTGAAgactcagcagctcctgtgaggCGCTCGTCTCGACAGCGAGCTCTTGctgagaagaagaaattagAAGAAAGTGAT GAATCAGTAATAATTCTAGGTTCAGAAGTGGATAGTGGCACTACTACAGAGCAGAgtgtgaaggaaaagaaacttcGGAGCTTAAATGATGTTTTGGGGAAGAAGTCTAAAAACTTGAAGGTTGCAAAGAACTCCAATG ggAAACTGGGATGTCCACCTTCCTGCCTAGGCAAAAATGCTCCAAACTCTGCAGGTGAACCAATTGTCATCTTTGATGAAAGCAG cCAAGATGCATCTGAAAATTCTCAAGATGGTGATCCATTCAGAGCAAAACGTGAATTCCTGATGAGTGGATTGCCAGAGTCACTGAAAAGGCAGATTGCAAAGAAGGCAGCAGCAATGGAAGCATACTCTCTTGCAAGTTCCTGTTTTAAGACTGTCATCCATGTACAGCAGAAGGATGACT GTTCTCCAATGTGGAAATTGCAATCACCATCATGTCCTCTATTAACTAAGCTGAGGGAACTGAGTACTGAAGTCACCAACATCACAAAAATCACTCTCTCACTTGGCGAATTTTCCACTGTGAATTCAAAACAAACTGGAAATTGTTCTGCACCTGTG CTTTCAGGCCACCGACCACCTTTTCCTGATGCATTCAAGAAGGATTTGCTAGATGAGATTGTGGCTTCTaattctcagtttccagtgagAAAATACTACTCCAGGTTcctgaaaaagcaaacagagcGGTTGGCTTTGGAAAACAGTACACAAG aaagcAGAGATGGCACTGCAAATCTTGATGTAATGGAGAAACATCCTGACAATTGGAaggaaacaaagaggaaaaggaaagaaacagaagatcgcaaatcaaaaagaagaaaacaacttGAAGGTACAGAGACTGAAATGAAATCAAGAGTTTCCAGGAACCTTATTCCTCCCATATCTGGAGAAAAACAGGCAGAGACAGGACAAGCCACACACTTGGGAAAAAACAAGACGCAGAAACCAGATAGTGTGTCAGAAGACAGTGGCTGTTTATCAGATCCAAGTGCACTTTCAG gtGTGGAAAAGGAAGATATGCTCTGGACAGAAAAATATCAGCCTCAAGATTCCAGTGAACTTGtaggaaacaggaaagaaattgaaaggCTACACAG TTGGttaaaagaatggaaaaagagagctgatttggaagaaaaacgaaatcagaaaagggaaaaggaggacaAAGAGCAAGAAG ATTCTTTTAGCAGCCTTGATTTTAAAGATAGTAAATCTGATATTGAGGAAGAGACAACCCTTTGCAATACGGTTCTGATAACTGGCCCACCAGGAGTGgggaaaactgctgcagtgtaTGCTTGTGCTCAGGAGCTTGGATTTAAG ATATTTGAAGTCAATGCCTCTTGCCAGCGTAGTGGGAGACAGATTTTGTCTCAGCTGAAAGAAGCTACTCAGTCTCATCAAGTGGACAAAAAAGGTGTGAATGCACACAAACcttgtttttttaacagttgTAGCACTACCAAGTCACCAA AAAAAATGTATTCTCCAAAGAAAGTTATTTCTCCAAGAAAACCGCCACTGTCACCAAAAGGAGCAGGATTAAAACGAAGCTTGCCCTCTAAAACACTTGCAAACTATTTCAAAATTTCTGCCAAACGTAAAGGTGTTGATGGAGAAGCAtcatatgaagaaaaaaatggag GAAATACTCAGAATTCACTGGAAGTAAAGAAAGATACTCAAATTAAGTCAATAAAcaaagaagaaggaggagaacaCAACAGGAAAAGTGCAACATCTCTCATTCTTTTTGAAGAG GTGGATATAATATTTGATGAAGATGCAGGATTTCTAAGTGCAATAAAGACATTCATGGCAACTGCAAAGAGACCTGTAATTCTTACCACCAATG ATCCAACATTCAGCTTAATGTTTGATGGCTGTTTTGAAGAGATCAACTTTAAAACCCCTTCCTTG ATAAACTCTGTGAGCTACCTGCAagctctgtgcctggctgaGAACCTACGGACAGATGTGAAAGACTTGGCTGCTCTCCTGACCACAAATAACTGTGATATCAGACAAAGTGTCCTGTACTTACAGTTCTGGGTTAGAAGTGGAGGTGGATACTTGAAAGAGAAGCATTTGGCACCTCATG gaggagaagagacAAAGAAGGCAGATAATGTCATTCATCCTGCAAAGTGTAAGGATTCCAAGGAGGATTTTTCTCAAGCTGATGATTCACATCTTCAGGAGTTTCCAAAATGTGATACAGGCTGTGTAGAGACGTTGCTTGGCCTTAAGAACATCCTGTTGCCTTCAGAAgatttgtttacatttcttaaG CACCAAATCACAACTGTGGAGGAATGGAATAAATTGatgcagcttctcacagaattCCAGATGAAGCATGTGGATTTTGTATATAGTAATCTTGAACTTATTCTTCCCTTACCAGTGCAAGTTCTGTCAAACCAGTCTGAAGCCTCAAAGTCTATACTTGAAAGGACTACTGTAGTTTCCTCAAAAGACAGATCTACTAAGAGTTCTTGCTCTAGGAAGAGTAGCCCTGGAAAAAGGTCTAAAAAGACAAAGGCTCAGAAAAGACTTGAGATACTGGATGATAGTGACTTATTTGATTCTGAGCTGAACTATTCAGCTGAATTCATAACTTTGCCATCAGAAAGTCCTAAATCATGTgttgaaatgaataaaaaggaaTCAAAATTGTTGGTgcataaagaacaaaaagaagttaaaactAAAACCTCAGTAAATGAAAGAAGGTCTGCAGTTGTTTTTCAGTGTCTGAATTCGCTGACTGAGTTTGTGGAAAACATGTCCTTCCTGGATTGCTGTGTAAACACTAACACCAGGGAACCACTGGAGTTTTCTAAAAGTGAAGAATTTCATTGGACAAATGCCAAAATCAGAAACGGTCTTTGTGATGAGTTCAGTATAGAAAATACTGATTGGTGGAGTTCACAGAGCTGTAGTGAAATAAAGGCAGCGATTGAAGCACTCAGCTTCACTAAAAGTTTTGTtaatatttcacaaaatttGGAATCCTTTTCAACTACCAGTAAAACACCTGAAAGTGATCAGCTGAAGGGACTTACTCTGCCTGTCTCAAACACAAAGAATTGCATATCCTTCAGTCAGGCAGCTGATTCAAG CACTCacaaaaaagcacagaagaggCTGGCTGTCatcaaaactgtattttccagAAGTCCTTTGAACCTGGGCAATAAGCAAGCCAGTACCCTTGAATACCTCCCCACTCTCCGCAGTATCTGTAGGTCTGAGAAGCTCAAAGAGCAAGGGAAGACTAAAAGAAG gttCTTGCATTATCTGGAAGGGATTCATCTTGAAATACCTAGACAAACGATAAATGGGCTGTCTTTGGACTTCCCTTAA